In Cervus elaphus chromosome 5, mCerEla1.1, whole genome shotgun sequence, the following proteins share a genomic window:
- the MYBBP1A gene encoding myb-binding protein 1A, with product MAEPESMEVAEPVAPGEAQKSGARPADRHGLLKHSREFLDFFWDIAKPQQETRLEATEKLLEYLRAKPKGSSEMKYALKRLITGLGGGREVARPCYSLALAQLLQSFEDIPLGSILQQIQEKHDLQKAKKGMMRPALFGNLFGVLALFQSGRLVKDSEALMKSVKLLQVLGQHYNHLQEQPQKALVDILSQVPETMLQEILPKVLKPDLNSVFGSPEHLELFLLAQQKVPKKLEKLMGPVNLFSDENVPRLVTVLKTVANSVKKERKLPTMALDLLRLALQEDKFPWFWKEVVEQGLLKKQFWPASYLCFRLLGAALPLLSKEQLQLVMQGDLIRHYGEHMVTAKLPKQFKFAPEMNEYVGAFLEGCRDDPERQLALVVAFTSITNQGLPVVPTFWRVVQFLSPAALKGYVAWLRDMFLQPDLDSLVDFSTNNQKKTQDASFHGPERAVFRLRKWIILRLVSIVDNLHVEKEEALIEEVARFCFFHSFFETKKPTSQIPESEQHFSLPLDGRTREVVCSAFFSLLQTLSTQFRLAPEQTADGRPWTYHLVQFADTLLNHSRNVAPLTAFTTQQRQAWDRMLKTLKELDTLSSEAKATAFQHLLLLVGIHLFKSPAESCDLLGDIQTCIKKSLGEKTRRTRSKATNPQEPPWVEVLVEILLSLLAQPSHLMRQVARSVFGHVCSHLTLRALQLILDVLNPEESQDEDDNVVVTDDSEEQLLGDVEDKSSDGEDSKGNKGSESEEDSDEEDSDEEDRDGDVDQGFREQLMAVLQAGKALGGADNEDDDDDEELGDEAMMALDKSLASLFAEQKLRIQARKDEKNKLQKEKALRRDFQIRVLDLIEVLVTKQPENPLVLELLEPLLLVIRRSMRSNSSAKQEQDLLHKTARIFTHHLCRSRHYCRTAGDRVETLYARLERLVQQASQQADSSVALYHFNASLYLLRVLRGSTVDKSTRKAQKKEKASKDASSQPQGLEAASCLDLSLVTPIYSSALSSFLTKRNSPLTVPMFLSLFSRHPMLCKNLLPIVVEHVTSHTRPRHQVQACLLLQKTLPTRELRVCFKDPEWKQLLGQTLGKVTETLRTLGEAETKSGHQRELAALELLNTLFRNFHNEKLTMDLTAVLGVLQSRQPRLQQSLQQGEHSAGSSRLHDLYWQAMKFLGVQRPKSEKDTKEAPQATQQSPVSMKRKKKGFLPETKKRKKRKPEATTQEEVAAKPEAASGDQPPSTSKKKKKKKKTKKTKSPAQPQVNGTPAAKSPTPEPPAVSPSTPAKTPKPQKKSQKLSQVNEATPLPPESPKEPAAKKRQKKLPQKGVSGKSPQSALPRKKARLSLASRSPSLLQSGAKKKVQLRKAKKL from the exons ATGGCTGAGCCGGAGAGTATGGAAGTCGCTGAGCCTGTGGCTCCGGGGGAGGCCCAGAAGAGCGGAGCCCGGCCTGCCGACCGTCATGGCCTGCTCAAGCACAGCCGCGAGTTTTTGGACTTCTTCTGGGACATTGCGAAGCCGCAGCAGGAGACGCGGCTTGAGGCCACAGAGAAGCTGCTGGAGTATCTGCGCGCAAAGCCGAAG GGATCTTCCGAGATGAAGTACGCCCTGAAGCGCCTAATCACTGGGCTCGGGGGCGGACGAGAAGTGGCCCGGCCCTGCTACAGTTTGGCCCTGGCACAG CTGTTACAGTCTTTCGAAGACATCCCCTTGGGCAGCATCCTGCAGCAAATACAGGAGAAACATGACCTGCAGAAGGCTAAGAAG GGGATGATGAGACCTGCCCTCTTTGGAAACCTGTTTGGGGTGCTAGCCCTCTTTCAGTCAGGCAGGCTGGTGAAG GACTCAGAAGCACTGATGAAGTCAGTGAAGCTGCTGCAGGTCCTGGGCCAGCATTATAACCACCTGCAAGAACAGCCCCAGAAGGCCCTGGTGGACATCCTCTCTCAG GTCCCGGAGACCATGCTGCAAGAGATCCTGCCCAAGGTCCTCAAGCCCGACTTGAATTCAGTGTTCGGCTCCCCTGAGCACCTCGAGCTCTTCCTCTTGGCGCAGCAGAAGGTGCCCAAGAAGCTGGAGAAGCTGATGGGACCAGTCAACCTGTTCTCGGACGAGAACGTCCCCAG GCTGGTGACTGTGCTAAAGACGGTGGCCAACTCTGTGAAGAAGGAACGCAAGCTACCCACCATGGCTCTGGACCTGCTCCGCCTGGCGCTCCAGGAGGACAAGTTCCCATGGTTCTGGAAGGaagttgtggagcaggggctcctgAAGAAGCAGTTCTGGCCGGCCAG CTACCTGTGCTTCCGCCTGCTGGGTGCGGCCCTGCCCCTGCTGTCCAAGGAGCAGCTGCAGCTGGTGATGCAAGGGGACCTGATCCGACATTACGGGGAGCACATGGTCACCGCTAAG CTCCCGAAGCAGTTCAAGTTTGCCCCGGAGATGAACGAGTACGTGGGGGCCTTCCTGGAAGGCTGCCGGGATGACCCTGAGCGGCAGCTGGCCCTGGTGGTGGCCTTCACGTCCATCACAAACCAGGGCCTCCCTGTGGTGCCCACCTTCTGGCGGGTCGTGCAGTTCCTGAGTCCCGCTGCCCTCAAGGGCTACGTGGCCTGGCTGCGGGACATGTTCCTGCAGCCTGACCTGGACTCCTTGGTGGACTTCAGCACCAACAACCAGAAGAAAACCCAAGATGCCTCGTTCCACGG GCCCGAGCGAGCTGTGTTCCGGCTGCGGAAGTGGATCATCCTTCGCCTGGTCAGCATCGTGGACAACCTGCatgtggagaaggaggaggcactGATCGAGGAGGTGGCCAG gtTTTGTTTCTTCCACTCGTTCTTTGAGACAAAGAAACCCACGTCGCAGATCCCCGAGTCCGAGCAGCACTTCTCCCTCCCCTTGGATGGCCGGACCCGGGAGGTGGTGTGCAGTGCCTTCTTCAG tctGCTGCAGACCCTCAGCACACAGTTCAGGCTGGCGCCAGAGCAGACGGCAGACGGGCGGCCCTGGACCTACCATCTGGTGCAGTTTGCAGACACGCTGCTGAACCACAGCCGCAACGTGGCTCCACTGACAGCCTTCACCACGCAGCAGCGCCAAGCCTGGGACCG GATGCTGAAGACTCTGAAGGAGCTGGACACCCTCTCTTCAGAGGCCAAGGCCACTGCCTTCCAGCACCTGCTACTCCTGGTGGGCATCCACCTCTTCAAG TCCCCTGCAGAAAGCTGTGACCTCCTGGGCGACATCCAGACCTGCATCAAGAAGAGCCTGGGGGAGAAGACCCGCCGGACCCGTTCCAAGGCCACCA ACCCCCAGGAGCCGCCGTGGGTGGAGGTGCTGGTGGAGATCCTGCTATCCCTGTTGGCCCAGCCCAGCCACCTGATGCGCCAGGTGGCCCGCAGCGTGTTCGGCCACGTCTGCTCCCATCTGACCCTGCGTGCCCTGCAGCTCATCCTGGAT GTGCTCAACCCGGAGGAGAGCCAGGACGAGGATGACAACGTGGTGGTAACGGACGATTCCGAGGAGCAGCTACTCGGGGATGTGGAG GACAAGAGCTCGGATGGCGAGGACAGCAAGGGCAACAAAGGCTCGGAGAGCGAGGAGGACAGCGACGAGGAGGACAGCGACGAGGAGGACCGAGACGGGGACGTGGACCAGGGCTTCCGGGAGCAGCTGATGGCGGTGCTGCAGGCCGGGAAGGCgctg GGTGGAGCGGACAATGAGGATGATGACGACGATGAGGAGCTGGGGGATGAGGCCATGATGGCCCTGGACAAGAGCCTGGCCAGCCTCTTTGCTGAGCAGAAGCTGCGCATCCAGGCTCGGAAGGATGAGAAGAACAAGCTGCAGAAGGAGAAGGCGCTGCGGCGGGACTTCCAGATCCGG GTCCTAGACCTGATCGAGGTGCTGGTGACCAAGCAGCCCGAGAACCCCCTGGTCCTGGAGCTGCTCGAGCCTCTGCTGCTCGTTATCCGGCGGAGCATGCGCAGCAACAGCAGCGCCAAGCAGGAGCAGGACCTGCTGCACAAGACAGCCCGCATCTTCAC gcATCACCTGTGCCGCTCCCGGCATTACTGCCGCACGGCAGGCGACCGCGTGGAGACTCTGTACGCCCGGCTGGAGCGGCTGGTGCAGCAGGCCAGCCAGCAGGCTGACTCCTCCGTCGCCCTCTACCACTTCAACGCCTCCCTCTACCTGCTCCGTGTCCTGAGGGGCAGCACCGTGGACAAGTCCACCCGCAAGGCCCAGAAGAAGGAGAAAGCCAGCAAAGACgccagctcccagccccagggcctGGAG GCTGCCAGCTGCCTGGACTTGAGCCTTGTGACCCCGATCTACTCGTCAGCGCTGAGCTCCTTCCTGACCAAGCGCAACAGCCCCCTCACGGTCCCCATGTTCCTCAGCCTCTTCTCCCGGCACCCG ATGCTCTGTAAGAACCTGCTCCCCATCGTGGTCGAGCACGTGACAAGCCACACGCGGCCCCGCCATCAG gtccaGGCCTGCCTGCTGCTCCAGAAGACCCTGCCCACACGGGAGCTGCGCGTGTGCTTTAAGGACCCAGAGTGGAAGCAGCTGCTGGGCCAGACCCTGGGGAAGGTCACCGAG ACCCTGCGGACGCTGGGCGAGGCTGAGACCAAGTCGGGGCACCAGAGGGAGCTGGCAGCCTTGGAGCTGCTCAACACTCTATTCAGGAATTTCCATAACGAG AAGCTGACCATGGACCTGACCGCCGTCCTGGGCGTGCTGCAGAGCCGACAGCCGAGGCTGCAGCAGAGCCTACAGCAGGGGGAGCACTCAGCCGGGTCCAGCCGCCTCCACGACCTCTACTGGCAGGCCATGAAGTTCCTCGGGGTCCA GCGCCCCAAGTCAGAGAAGGATACCAAGGAGGCCCCTCAGGCCACACAGCAGAGCCCCGTTAGCATGAAGCGGAAGAAAAAGGGCTTCTTGCCAGAGACCAAGAAGCGCAAGAAACGTAAGCCGGAGGCCACCACGCAGGAGGAGGTGGCGGCCAAGCCTGAAGCCGCCAGTGGGGACCAGCCCCCCAGCACcagcaagaagaagaagaaaaagaagaagacgaagaagaCCAAGTCCCCGGCCCAGCCCCAGGTGAATGGGACACCTGCCGCCAAGAGTCCGACCCCAGAGCCCCCTGCCGTGAGCCCCAGCACCCCCGCCAAGACCCCAAAGCCACAGAAGAAAAGCCAGAAGTTGTCCCAGGTGAACGAAGCCACTCCACTGCCTCCTGAATCCCCCAAGGAGCCGGCTGCCAAAAAGCGTCAGAAGAAGCTGCCCCAGAAGGGAGTATCAGGCAAGTCGCCACAGTCCGCACTGCCTCGGAAAAAGGCCAGGTTGTCCTTGGCCAGCAGGAGCCCCAGCCTCCTCCAGAGCGGGGCCAAGAAGAAGGTGCAGCTGAGGAAGGCGAAAAAGCTCTGA
- the GGT6 gene encoding glutathione hydrolase 6 isoform X1: MEPEAGPVLYQKLRVWEPSLESEEEEEEISEQLIPDASGPHDSSGNKPGRLPGAWAQLVATLLLLTVGFSLAVRQLCSSGASPGALGAGAPPASGHSHRPGVYHHGAIISPAVPSLTAAECSRLGRELFVAGGNIVDAGVGAALCLAVVHPHTTGLGATYWGLFHNSSSGNSTALTSGPARTLAPGLGLPSALPALHMLHTHFGRLPWPHLLVGPISLAQKGFLVDTSLASALAAQDTKGLCPLLCHANGTPLGPGTRVTNTKLAAVLHKASLAPTPDLSGDALLSLLAEDLGLEGPSVGPRPTLEPALQLPVPQGILFTTPSPSAGPELLELLEASLQSPGPSPAPCPALLQAAVAPGSSVLATVDSGGSVLLLTSSLNSSFGSGHLSPSTGVLLSNLVAESAAGAWACPLIFRRISDDTEVDVLGLVASGTPAAARVTTHALLSHLARPQTPDLQGPTESPRACGQGTLLRVAAHSEHAHVSSAPSGCCPFQGF; the protein is encoded by the exons ATGGAACCCGAAGCAGGGCCTGTACTCTACCAGAAGCTGCGGGTCTGGGAGCCGAGCTTGGAGtccgaggaggaagaggaggagatttCGGAGCAGCTCATTCCAGATGCTTCCGGGCCCCACGACTCCTCTGG GAACAAGCCTGGCCGTCTGCCCGGGGCCTGGGCCCAACTGGTGGCCACCCTGCTCTTGCTGACCGTCGGCTTCTCCCTGGCCGTGAGGCAACTCTGCAGCAGTGGTGCCTCTCCAGGAGCCTTAGGCGCTGGGGCCCCTCCAGCCAGCGGGCACTCCCACAGGCCTGGTGTGTACCACCACGGCGCCATCATCAGCCCAGCAG TCCCCTCTCTCACTGCAGCTGAGTGCTCCCGCCTGGGTCGAGAGCTGTTTGTTGCTGGGGGCAACATCGTGGATGCTGGAGTTGGAGCAGCCTTGTGTCTGGCAGTGGTCCATCCTCACACCACAGGGCTAG GTGCCACGTACTGGGGCCTCTTCCACAATAGCTCCTCGGGCAACTCCACTGCCCTGACATCGGGCCCAGCCCGGACCCTGGCCCCCGGCCTGGGGCTGCCCTCGGCTCTGCCTGCCCTGCACATGCTGCACACTCACTTCGGCCGCCTGCCCTGGCCACACCTGCTGGTGGGCCCCATCTCACTGGCTCAAAAGGGCTTTCTGGTGGACACATCCCTGGCCAGCGCCCTGGCAGCCCAGGACACCAAGGGCCTCTGTCCACTACTTTGCCATGCTAACGGGACACCCCTGGGCCCCGGGACCCGCGTCACCAACACCAAGCTGGCGGCTGTGCTCCACAAGGCCTCGctggcccccaccccagacctctcCGGGGATGCCCTGCTGAGTCTGCTGGCCGAAGACCTGGGGTTGGAGGGCCCCTCAGTCGGGCCCCGGCCCACCTTGGAGCCAGCCCTGCAGCTACCTGTGCCCCAGGGCATCCTGttcaccacccccagcccctccgctGGCCCAGAACTGCTGGAGCTGCTGGAAGCATCTCTACagtccccagggcccagccctgcGCCCTGCCCAGCACTCCTGCAAGCTGCTGTGGCCCCCGGGAGCAGTGTCCTGGCCACCGTGGACAGCGGCGGCTCTGtcctcctcctcacctcctcGCTCAACAGCTCCTTCGGCTCTGGACACCTGTCCCCAAGCACCGGGGTTCTACTCAGCAACCTGGTGGCTGAGTCTGCAGCTGGCGCCTGGGCCTGTCCCCTCATCTTTCGTCGCATCTCAGATGACACAGAGGTCGATGTGTTGGGGCTGGTGGCTTCAGGGACCCCTGCAGCTGCCAGAGTCACGACTCACGCTCTGCTCAGCCACCTGGCCAGGCCCCAAACCCCAGACCTGCAAGGACCAACAGAGAGCCCCAGAGCTTGTGGCCAGGGGACCCTGCTCCGGGTGGCAGCCCACTCAGAGCACGCCCATGTCTCCAGTGCCCCCAGTGGCTGCTGCCCCTTCCAGGGGTTTTAA
- the GGT6 gene encoding glutathione hydrolase 6 isoform X2: MEPEAGPVLYQKLRVWEPSLESEEEEEEISEQLIPDASGPHDSSGNKPGRLPGAWAQLVATLLLLTVGFSLAVRQLCSSGASPGALGAGAPPASGHSHRPGVYHHGAIISPAAECSRLGRELFVAGGNIVDAGVGAALCLAVVHPHTTGLGATYWGLFHNSSSGNSTALTSGPARTLAPGLGLPSALPALHMLHTHFGRLPWPHLLVGPISLAQKGFLVDTSLASALAAQDTKGLCPLLCHANGTPLGPGTRVTNTKLAAVLHKASLAPTPDLSGDALLSLLAEDLGLEGPSVGPRPTLEPALQLPVPQGILFTTPSPSAGPELLELLEASLQSPGPSPAPCPALLQAAVAPGSSVLATVDSGGSVLLLTSSLNSSFGSGHLSPSTGVLLSNLVAESAAGAWACPLIFRRISDDTEVDVLGLVASGTPAAARVTTHALLSHLARPQTPDLQGPTESPRACGQGTLLRVAAHSEHAHVSSAPSGCCPFQGF; the protein is encoded by the exons ATGGAACCCGAAGCAGGGCCTGTACTCTACCAGAAGCTGCGGGTCTGGGAGCCGAGCTTGGAGtccgaggaggaagaggaggagatttCGGAGCAGCTCATTCCAGATGCTTCCGGGCCCCACGACTCCTCTGG GAACAAGCCTGGCCGTCTGCCCGGGGCCTGGGCCCAACTGGTGGCCACCCTGCTCTTGCTGACCGTCGGCTTCTCCCTGGCCGTGAGGCAACTCTGCAGCAGTGGTGCCTCTCCAGGAGCCTTAGGCGCTGGGGCCCCTCCAGCCAGCGGGCACTCCCACAGGCCTGGTGTGTACCACCACGGCGCCATCATCAGCCCAGCAG CTGAGTGCTCCCGCCTGGGTCGAGAGCTGTTTGTTGCTGGGGGCAACATCGTGGATGCTGGAGTTGGAGCAGCCTTGTGTCTGGCAGTGGTCCATCCTCACACCACAGGGCTAG GTGCCACGTACTGGGGCCTCTTCCACAATAGCTCCTCGGGCAACTCCACTGCCCTGACATCGGGCCCAGCCCGGACCCTGGCCCCCGGCCTGGGGCTGCCCTCGGCTCTGCCTGCCCTGCACATGCTGCACACTCACTTCGGCCGCCTGCCCTGGCCACACCTGCTGGTGGGCCCCATCTCACTGGCTCAAAAGGGCTTTCTGGTGGACACATCCCTGGCCAGCGCCCTGGCAGCCCAGGACACCAAGGGCCTCTGTCCACTACTTTGCCATGCTAACGGGACACCCCTGGGCCCCGGGACCCGCGTCACCAACACCAAGCTGGCGGCTGTGCTCCACAAGGCCTCGctggcccccaccccagacctctcCGGGGATGCCCTGCTGAGTCTGCTGGCCGAAGACCTGGGGTTGGAGGGCCCCTCAGTCGGGCCCCGGCCCACCTTGGAGCCAGCCCTGCAGCTACCTGTGCCCCAGGGCATCCTGttcaccacccccagcccctccgctGGCCCAGAACTGCTGGAGCTGCTGGAAGCATCTCTACagtccccagggcccagccctgcGCCCTGCCCAGCACTCCTGCAAGCTGCTGTGGCCCCCGGGAGCAGTGTCCTGGCCACCGTGGACAGCGGCGGCTCTGtcctcctcctcacctcctcGCTCAACAGCTCCTTCGGCTCTGGACACCTGTCCCCAAGCACCGGGGTTCTACTCAGCAACCTGGTGGCTGAGTCTGCAGCTGGCGCCTGGGCCTGTCCCCTCATCTTTCGTCGCATCTCAGATGACACAGAGGTCGATGTGTTGGGGCTGGTGGCTTCAGGGACCCCTGCAGCTGCCAGAGTCACGACTCACGCTCTGCTCAGCCACCTGGCCAGGCCCCAAACCCCAGACCTGCAAGGACCAACAGAGAGCCCCAGAGCTTGTGGCCAGGGGACCCTGCTCCGGGTGGCAGCCCACTCAGAGCACGCCCATGTCTCCAGTGCCCCCAGTGGCTGCTGCCCCTTCCAGGGGTTTTAA
- the GGT6 gene encoding glutathione hydrolase 6 isoform X3 — MEPEAGPVLYQKLRVWEPSLESEEEEEEISEQLIPDASGPHDSSGNKPGRLPGAWAQLVATLLLLTVGFSLAVRQLCSSGASPGALGAGAPPASGHSHRPGVYHHGAIISPAAECSRLGRELFVAGGNIVDAGVGAALCLAVVHPHTTGLGHCCGPREQCPGHRGQRRLCPPPHLLAQQLLRLWTPVPKHRGSTQQPGG, encoded by the exons ATGGAACCCGAAGCAGGGCCTGTACTCTACCAGAAGCTGCGGGTCTGGGAGCCGAGCTTGGAGtccgaggaggaagaggaggagatttCGGAGCAGCTCATTCCAGATGCTTCCGGGCCCCACGACTCCTCTGG GAACAAGCCTGGCCGTCTGCCCGGGGCCTGGGCCCAACTGGTGGCCACCCTGCTCTTGCTGACCGTCGGCTTCTCCCTGGCCGTGAGGCAACTCTGCAGCAGTGGTGCCTCTCCAGGAGCCTTAGGCGCTGGGGCCCCTCCAGCCAGCGGGCACTCCCACAGGCCTGGTGTGTACCACCACGGCGCCATCATCAGCCCAGCAG CTGAGTGCTCCCGCCTGGGTCGAGAGCTGTTTGTTGCTGGGGGCAACATCGTGGATGCTGGAGTTGGAGCAGCCTTGTGTCTGGCAGTGGTCCATCCTCACACCACAGGGCTAGGTCA CTGCTGTGGCCCCCGGGAGCAGTGTCCTGGCCACCGTGGACAGCGGCGGCTCTGtcctcctcctcacctcctcGCTCAACAGCTCCTTCGGCTCTGGACACCTGTCCCCAAGCACCGGGGTTCTACTCAGCAACCTGGTGGCTGA